The following are encoded together in the Streptomyces sp. NBC_00341 genome:
- a CDS encoding 2-phosphosulfolactate phosphatase, whose translation MDAHFTGIAEVLEVPSVAVVVDHMRAYTVAAWAFARGAEKIVLADSPAEALALKARHPDWVTLKDGPPAPGFDMVNSPGLLSSADLGGLTIVQKTTAGTVGALAVKDASLVLCAGFVVAEATARFLRARECAGVTFVVTGEDGRAEEDLACAQYIAGRATGAVTEPAEFLRRAAGSRAAAELGSGVREGAHPDDVALCLELDRFPFAMVATWEDSLMVLRPCAVPSPADGAPV comes from the coding sequence ATGGACGCTCATTTCACCGGCATCGCAGAAGTGCTCGAAGTGCCGTCCGTGGCCGTGGTGGTGGACCATATGCGCGCCTACACGGTGGCTGCCTGGGCCTTCGCGCGCGGGGCGGAGAAGATCGTCCTGGCCGATTCGCCGGCCGAGGCGCTGGCGCTCAAGGCCCGCCACCCGGACTGGGTGACGCTCAAGGACGGTCCACCCGCGCCCGGATTCGACATGGTCAACTCGCCGGGCCTGTTGAGCTCCGCCGACCTCGGTGGACTGACCATCGTGCAGAAGACCACCGCGGGCACGGTCGGCGCCCTCGCGGTCAAGGACGCGTCACTGGTGCTGTGCGCCGGCTTCGTGGTGGCGGAGGCGACGGCCCGGTTCCTGCGGGCACGCGAGTGCGCCGGTGTCACCTTCGTGGTCACCGGTGAGGACGGGCGCGCCGAGGAAGACCTGGCGTGTGCTCAGTACATCGCCGGGAGGGCCACCGGGGCGGTGACGGAGCCCGCCGAGTTCCTCCGCCGCGCCGCTGGGTCACGCGCCGCCGCCGAACTGGGATCGGGGGTGCGTGAAGGGGCGCATCCCGATGACGTCGCGCTCTGTCTGGAGCTCGACCGGTTCCCCTTCGCCATGGTGGCGACATGGGAGGACTCGCTCATGGTCCTCCGCCCGTGCGCCGTACCTTCACCGGCCGACGGGGCTCCGGTCTGA
- a CDS encoding phosphatase PAP2 family protein, whose product MVVAVLVAASLVAGTGPAAPATSATSAGRTGAAPEVGGYWATSYEPGTPRPAGFPARGQARNLRGETTEVTTTVRDVRSGHPNDTSAQEGVTSLADQDSGTKWYARDSGRPTGEEPVYAIYTLRTPAAVTGYSLTSANDAPPRDPAAWTVLGSDSDSAAPDADDSSWHVLDQRKEQRFGARGQTDFYPVTATHAYRHYQLRITDNCADRCQGSTADRSKLQLADWTLRSSAGSTPSGLGARVENADSVGAADGSAALRYAGRVLATGPASSTVVLRSGLDVPLVRGSKLSYAIRPDDAASVHVALDVLYTDPDGRHPRTREVRTANRKPTPGEWNTVSADLGALAGKHVSEILLRYDDAHAKSGSGPSGWIDDVSIGRAVVDASTSWSYLDTPGVDPARGNADRTAWTRTGFDAGDVPWKTATGPFGAKNDGTDLGDGFPVRTKLRLRKDAGNGTGDSTEAYFFRTSFSMDRASLDAISGLVGTVVYDDTVTVYLNGRRIAGHGDGKITKNLQYETPDGTSGEGDPATARFGVPVSALRAGTNTLAVEVHQCNISSSDIYFGPGPLAQTTGSLPFTDEQLGTSYASDTQPAAPGGGDYFTWLLRSFDAARNEPSLMGANEVLPKGTTYEELTAIDDRTVVDINNAPSGPADPQVHKALVDGANSPYRTMADGLGTALGGLYGQALKNGELPKTEALLSGRVEHTADSSADWYQTAKNNYQYKRPFVRMGFTEEQGLIKPWDSPGGYAGLAGDGSFPSGHTSHGYAQGIVLATLLPELAPQILARASEYGNNRILLSFHYPTDIMGGRIVGEKTAQLRWSDPEFRTLLEQARTELRAVLVQKCRETGAGGSLTRCSGRGTPYLPTAEALKVYEQRMTYGFPHIGAEGRPPAVPEGAEDLLRTSHPKLTGAQRRTVLAATQIPSGSALDEQGGGGSWQRIDLAGAMTAKVTAHHDGTLTVDGVRVNAGGTRTGE is encoded by the coding sequence GTGGTCGTAGCCGTGCTCGTGGCGGCGTCGCTCGTGGCGGGGACGGGCCCGGCCGCCCCTGCCACCTCCGCCACTTCGGCCGGACGGACGGGCGCGGCCCCGGAGGTGGGCGGTTACTGGGCCACCTCCTACGAGCCCGGTACGCCCCGGCCCGCAGGCTTCCCGGCCCGTGGCCAGGCGCGGAATCTGCGCGGGGAGACCACAGAGGTCACCACCACCGTGCGCGACGTACGGTCCGGCCACCCCAATGACACGAGCGCGCAGGAAGGCGTCACCAGCCTCGCGGATCAGGACTCCGGCACCAAGTGGTACGCCCGCGACAGCGGACGGCCCACCGGGGAGGAGCCCGTGTACGCGATCTACACCCTGCGTACCCCGGCGGCTGTCACCGGCTACTCGCTCACCTCCGCGAACGACGCACCACCCCGCGACCCGGCCGCGTGGACCGTGCTCGGCAGCGACAGCGACTCCGCCGCGCCGGACGCGGACGACTCCTCGTGGCACGTCCTGGACCAGCGGAAGGAGCAGCGCTTCGGCGCCCGTGGCCAGACCGATTTCTATCCGGTCACCGCCACGCACGCCTACCGCCACTACCAGCTCCGCATCACAGACAACTGCGCCGACCGGTGCCAGGGTTCGACCGCCGACCGCTCGAAGCTCCAGCTCGCCGACTGGACCCTGCGCAGTTCTGCCGGATCCACGCCCTCCGGGCTCGGGGCCCGGGTCGAGAACGCCGACTCCGTCGGAGCGGCGGACGGCTCGGCCGCGCTGCGGTACGCGGGCCGGGTCCTCGCCACCGGACCGGCCTCCTCCACGGTGGTCCTGCGCTCCGGTCTCGACGTCCCCCTGGTGCGCGGGTCGAAGCTCAGCTACGCGATCCGCCCGGACGACGCCGCCTCCGTCCACGTCGCGCTCGACGTCCTCTACACCGACCCGGACGGCCGCCACCCCCGAACCCGCGAGGTGCGGACGGCGAACAGGAAACCGACCCCGGGGGAGTGGAACACCGTCTCGGCCGACCTCGGCGCGCTCGCCGGGAAGCACGTCAGCGAGATCCTGCTGCGCTACGACGACGCGCATGCCAAGTCCGGCTCCGGGCCCAGCGGCTGGATCGACGACGTCAGCATCGGCAGGGCCGTCGTCGACGCCTCGACCAGCTGGAGCTACCTCGACACCCCCGGCGTCGACCCGGCGCGCGGCAACGCGGACCGCACGGCGTGGACCCGGACCGGCTTCGACGCGGGGGACGTTCCCTGGAAGACGGCCACCGGTCCCTTCGGCGCGAAGAACGACGGCACCGACCTCGGGGACGGCTTCCCCGTCCGCACGAAGCTGAGGCTCCGCAAGGACGCGGGCAACGGCACGGGGGACAGTACCGAGGCGTACTTCTTCCGTACCTCCTTCTCGATGGACCGCGCCTCCCTGGACGCGATCAGCGGGCTCGTCGGCACGGTCGTCTACGACGACACCGTCACCGTCTATCTCAATGGCAGGCGCATCGCCGGCCACGGCGACGGAAAGATCACGAAGAACCTCCAGTACGAGACCCCGGACGGGACTTCGGGCGAGGGCGACCCGGCTACCGCCCGGTTCGGCGTACCGGTCTCCGCCCTGCGCGCGGGGACCAACACCCTGGCCGTCGAGGTCCATCAGTGCAACATCTCCAGCTCGGACATCTACTTCGGGCCCGGCCCGCTCGCGCAGACCACCGGCTCCCTGCCCTTCACCGACGAGCAGCTGGGCACCTCGTACGCCTCCGACACCCAGCCCGCCGCGCCCGGTGGCGGTGACTACTTCACCTGGCTGCTGCGCTCGTTCGACGCCGCCAGGAACGAGCCGTCGCTCATGGGGGCCAACGAGGTCCTGCCGAAGGGAACGACGTACGAGGAACTGACCGCGATCGACGACCGGACGGTCGTCGACATCAACAACGCCCCCTCCGGGCCCGCCGACCCCCAGGTCCACAAGGCACTCGTGGACGGCGCGAACAGTCCCTACCGGACTATGGCGGACGGACTGGGCACGGCCCTCGGCGGGCTGTACGGGCAGGCGCTGAAGAACGGCGAACTCCCCAAGACCGAGGCGCTGCTGTCAGGCCGGGTCGAACACACCGCGGACTCGTCGGCCGACTGGTACCAGACAGCCAAGAACAACTACCAGTACAAGCGCCCCTTCGTCCGGATGGGGTTCACCGAAGAGCAGGGGCTCATCAAGCCGTGGGACAGCCCCGGCGGCTACGCCGGTCTCGCGGGGGACGGCTCCTTCCCGAGCGGGCACACCAGCCACGGCTACGCGCAGGGCATCGTCCTCGCCACCCTGCTGCCCGAACTGGCACCGCAGATCCTGGCGCGCGCCTCCGAGTACGGCAACAACCGCATCCTGCTGTCCTTCCACTACCCGACCGACATCATGGGCGGCCGGATCGTCGGCGAGAAGACCGCCCAGCTGCGCTGGTCCGACCCGGAGTTCCGCACGCTCCTGGAGCAGGCGAGGACGGAGCTGCGAGCCGTCCTCGTACAGAAGTGCCGTGAGACCGGAGCGGGCGGCTCGCTGACACGGTGCTCCGGCCGGGGGACGCCGTACCTCCCCACGGCCGAGGCACTCAAGGTGTACGAGCAGCGGATGACCTACGGTTTCCCGCACATCGGCGCCGAGGGCCGGCCGCCCGCCGTTCCGGAGGGGGCGGAGGATCTGCTGCGTACGTCGCACCCGAAGCTCACCGGCGCCCAGCGGCGTACCGTGCTCGCCGCCACCCAGATCCCCTCCGGCTCTGCCCTGGACGAACAGGGCGGCGGGGGCAGCTGGCAGCGGATCGATCTCGCGGGTGCGATGACCGCGAAGGTCACCGCACACCACGACGGGACGCTGACCGTCGACGGGGTGCGGGTGAACGCGGGCGGAACCCGGACCGGAGAGTAG
- a CDS encoding MFS transporter codes for MAAAPARVGVAMAGLGIVWLVHAETGSFAAAGLVTGSFAVAETLVGPQTARLMDRFGQPRVLVPLLCAHAGAITGLVALVLTGAPVPLLMAAGLAAGATVPQIGALSAARWSALLHGRAELAPAFALETMSNDAAFLLGPALAVLTATRLHPAAGTALAGVLVVGAGLVFAALRRTAPAPAARAVRGGSVDRGPGRRLWTRNFGTLLAVNVALGVFFGSMQVSVSAFAEVHHAASAAGLLYGLMSAASLLAGLVYGRYHRRTPPGHRLPPILTFLACASLLPMLADSPWQLGLALLLPGAGVAPCVIVASTLVESVMDRSVLTQAFTWTNSACAAGIAVSAAVVGRLVDGTGARTGFAVPLLALTATAALTWSSRIALTSATASTSATTTSGRLPEQADSAGAAP; via the coding sequence CTGGCCGCGGCGCCCGCCCGGGTCGGGGTGGCGATGGCCGGGCTCGGCATCGTCTGGCTGGTCCACGCCGAGACCGGGTCCTTCGCGGCGGCCGGCCTGGTCACCGGCTCGTTCGCGGTGGCGGAGACCCTGGTGGGTCCGCAGACGGCCCGTCTCATGGACCGGTTCGGACAGCCGCGCGTCCTCGTTCCCCTCCTGTGCGCCCACGCCGGGGCGATCACCGGCCTCGTCGCGCTGGTCCTCACGGGCGCGCCGGTGCCGCTGCTGATGGCTGCCGGTCTGGCCGCCGGGGCGACGGTCCCGCAGATCGGTGCGCTCTCCGCGGCCCGCTGGTCGGCCCTGCTGCACGGCAGAGCCGAACTCGCCCCGGCCTTCGCACTCGAAACGATGAGCAACGATGCCGCCTTCCTCCTCGGGCCCGCCCTCGCGGTGCTGACGGCGACCCGGCTGCACCCGGCCGCGGGTACGGCGCTGGCGGGGGTGCTCGTCGTCGGGGCCGGACTCGTCTTCGCGGCACTGCGCCGTACCGCCCCGGCCCCCGCCGCACGGGCGGTCCGGGGCGGTAGCGTCGACCGGGGACCGGGCCGCCGGCTGTGGACCCGGAACTTCGGCACGCTGCTGGCGGTCAACGTGGCCCTCGGCGTCTTCTTCGGCTCGATGCAGGTCTCGGTGAGCGCCTTCGCCGAGGTCCACCACGCCGCCTCGGCGGCCGGGTTGCTGTACGGGCTGATGAGCGCGGCGAGCCTGCTGGCCGGTCTGGTCTACGGGCGCTACCACCGGCGCACCCCGCCCGGCCACCGGCTGCCCCCGATCCTGACCTTCCTGGCCTGCGCGTCGCTGCTGCCGATGCTGGCCGATTCCCCCTGGCAGCTCGGCCTTGCCCTCCTGCTGCCCGGCGCCGGCGTCGCCCCGTGCGTCATCGTCGCCTCGACGCTCGTCGAGTCCGTCATGGACAGGTCGGTCCTCACCCAGGCCTTCACCTGGACGAACTCCGCGTGCGCGGCCGGCATCGCCGTCTCCGCCGCGGTGGTCGGCCGGCTCGTCGACGGTACGGGAGCACGAACCGGCTTCGCCGTCCCGCTGCTCGCGCTGACCGCAACGGCGGCCCTGACCTGGTCCAGCCGCATCGCGCTCACCTCGGCCACGGCGTCCACCTCGGCCACGACGACTTCCGGCCGATTGCCGGAACAGGCCGATTCGGCCGGTGCCGCGCCCTGA
- a CDS encoding MDR family MFS transporter, whose protein sequence is MSNRQILQAMSGLMAGMFVAILAGTVVANALPRIIADLGASQSAYTWVVTSELLAMTATVPLWGKLADLFNQKLLLQLSLGLFVVGSLVAGFSQDVNTLIVSRVIQGIGAGGLTALAQIVMAAIIPPRRLGKYAGIFGAVFAVGTVAGPLIGGVLVDTSWLGWRWCFFVGVPFALAGILLLQRTLKLPTVRRQVRIDWLGAFLIVAGVCALLIWTSLAGNNFDWASWQTAALVITGVVLLTAAVFVESRAAEPIIPLAIFRNRTVTLTTLGSFFVGIAMFAGTVFLSQYFQISLGKSPTVAGFMSLPLIGGLLVSSTVAGQIISATGKWKRYLVSGAVIMTAGLGMLSTIDADTHFGLLSLYMAFMGIGVGMLMQNLVLAAQNDVPAHELGAATSVLSFFRSLGGTVGTSVLGAVLANRVASEMTKGLSENGLPAPAGGHGSAVPDMTTLPEPMKNIVEHAYGVATGDLFLIATPFAFLGLLAVLFIREKPLKTTSGMERLAAEAAPGPEDAAEQPLLPGPPAPRQGEAGSPETTRH, encoded by the coding sequence ATGTCCAACCGGCAGATACTCCAGGCGATGTCCGGCCTGATGGCAGGCATGTTCGTCGCCATCCTCGCCGGTACCGTCGTCGCCAACGCGCTGCCGCGCATCATCGCGGACCTCGGCGCCAGCCAGTCCGCGTACACCTGGGTCGTGACGTCCGAACTCCTCGCGATGACGGCGACCGTGCCGCTCTGGGGCAAGCTCGCGGACCTGTTCAACCAGAAGCTGCTGCTCCAGCTCTCGCTCGGCCTGTTCGTGGTCGGTTCGCTGGTGGCCGGGTTCTCGCAGGACGTCAACACGCTGATCGTCAGCCGTGTCATCCAGGGCATCGGCGCCGGTGGCCTCACCGCGCTCGCCCAGATCGTGATGGCGGCCATCATCCCGCCGCGCAGGCTCGGCAAGTACGCGGGCATCTTCGGCGCCGTCTTCGCCGTCGGCACGGTCGCCGGTCCGCTGATCGGCGGTGTCCTCGTGGACACCTCGTGGCTCGGCTGGCGTTGGTGCTTCTTCGTAGGCGTGCCGTTCGCGCTGGCCGGAATCCTGCTGCTCCAGCGCACCCTGAAGCTGCCGACCGTACGCCGTCAGGTCAGGATCGACTGGCTGGGCGCCTTCCTGATCGTCGCGGGCGTCTGCGCGCTGCTGATCTGGACCTCGCTCGCCGGCAACAACTTCGACTGGGCCTCCTGGCAGACCGCCGCCCTGGTGATCACCGGCGTGGTGCTGCTGACCGCCGCGGTCTTCGTTGAGTCGCGGGCGGCCGAGCCGATCATCCCGCTGGCCATCTTCCGCAACCGCACGGTCACGCTGACCACCCTGGGCAGCTTCTTCGTCGGCATCGCGATGTTCGCCGGAACGGTGTTCCTGTCGCAGTACTTCCAGATCTCCCTGGGCAAGTCACCGACCGTCGCGGGCTTCATGAGCCTTCCGCTGATCGGTGGTCTGCTGGTGTCCTCGACCGTCGCCGGGCAGATCATCTCCGCGACCGGCAAGTGGAAGCGGTACCTCGTCTCGGGCGCCGTGATCATGACGGCCGGGCTCGGCATGCTGTCGACGATCGACGCCGACACCCACTTCGGACTCCTCAGCCTCTACATGGCGTTCATGGGCATCGGCGTCGGCATGCTGATGCAGAACCTGGTGCTCGCCGCCCAGAACGACGTACCCGCGCACGAACTGGGCGCGGCCACCTCCGTACTGTCCTTCTTCCGCAGCCTCGGCGGCACCGTCGGGACCAGCGTGCTCGGCGCGGTGCTCGCCAACCGGGTCGCGAGCGAGATGACCAAGGGCCTCTCGGAGAACGGCCTCCCGGCGCCTGCCGGTGGCCACGGCAGCGCCGTACCCGACATGACCACGCTGCCCGAACCGATGAAGAACATCGTCGAGCACGCCTACGGAGTCGCCACCGGCGACCTCTTCCTCATCGCCACGCCCTTCGCCTTCCTCGGCCTGCTGGCGGTGCTCTTCATCAGGGAGAAGCCCCTCAAGACCACCAGCGGCATGGAGCGGCTGGCCGCGGAGGCGGCCCCCGGCCCCGAGGACGCGGCAGAGCAGCCGCTGCTCCCCGGGCCTCCCGCTCCCCGGCAGGGGGAGGCCGGGTCGCCAGAAACGACCAGGCACTGA
- a CDS encoding methyltransferase domain-containing protein: protein MSGRALSFGTMAEAYERFRPGYPAELFDVVMAYAAQPVSNALEIGAGTGKATRLLARRGVPVTATDPDAAMLAELRKHVPPGVRTARAAFEELRPGERYGLVYAASALHWTEPAGRWSRMAGLLEPGGVFASFGRPVGLTDPAVEEAVRAARAPFLEDDGVPSPDGTPPEHDMQWPGTELQRSEWFDGVQQSVIESRLTMSAGDFIGYLSTVSAYIILPQPQQAEVFGRILRVLPETVEISTATVLHLARRRHEA from the coding sequence ATGTCCGGTCGTGCACTGAGCTTCGGAACGATGGCGGAAGCGTACGAACGCTTCCGGCCGGGGTACCCCGCCGAACTGTTCGACGTGGTGATGGCGTACGCCGCTCAGCCGGTCTCCAACGCCCTGGAGATCGGCGCCGGGACCGGCAAGGCCACCCGCCTGCTGGCTCGGCGGGGGGTGCCGGTCACGGCGACCGATCCTGACGCGGCCATGCTCGCCGAGCTGCGCAAGCACGTGCCGCCGGGCGTCAGGACGGCACGCGCCGCCTTCGAGGAGCTGCGGCCGGGCGAACGATACGGGCTGGTCTACGCGGCATCGGCGCTGCACTGGACGGAGCCGGCGGGCCGGTGGTCCCGCATGGCCGGGCTGCTGGAGCCGGGCGGCGTGTTCGCCTCGTTCGGCAGGCCGGTGGGACTGACCGACCCGGCTGTGGAGGAGGCCGTTCGCGCGGCACGGGCACCGTTCCTGGAGGACGACGGTGTCCCGTCCCCGGACGGGACACCTCCGGAGCACGACATGCAGTGGCCGGGCACGGAACTCCAACGGTCCGAGTGGTTCGACGGAGTCCAGCAGTCCGTGATCGAGAGTCGCCTGACGATGAGTGCGGGCGACTTCATCGGCTATCTCTCGACCGTCTCGGCCTACATCATCCTGCCGCAGCCGCAGCAGGCCGAGGTTTTCGGCCGGATCCTGCGGGTTCTGCCCGAGACGGTCGAGATCTCCACCGCCACTGTCCTCCACCTCGCCCGTCGGCGGCACGAGGCGTAG
- a CDS encoding TetR/AcrR family transcriptional regulator, with product MPTKKPSASGPPEPKKPSSPGLRERKKRATRNALAEAAVRLAAEHGVENVTVEAISEAAGVSPRTFFNYFPSHDDAFVLIDEAVGERIRESVRLAPADRPPLDVVRDALTDELGGFEQRKEFWALQAKVFQRSPHLIQRGLQAQVADQRALAAAIADWLGTGAGTTDAARDPGGTPAGPRTAGDSLFPQLLAAIAQTAVRVAIEHWCDHPGEVELADTFQEVFVQLARGLPRPPG from the coding sequence GTGCCGACCAAGAAGCCCTCCGCATCCGGGCCACCAGAGCCCAAGAAGCCGTCCTCACCCGGGCTTCGGGAGCGCAAGAAGCGGGCGACCCGCAACGCCCTCGCGGAAGCAGCCGTACGCCTGGCCGCCGAGCACGGCGTGGAGAACGTCACGGTCGAGGCGATCAGTGAGGCCGCCGGGGTCTCACCCCGGACGTTCTTCAACTACTTCCCCAGCCACGACGACGCGTTCGTGCTGATCGACGAGGCGGTGGGCGAGCGGATCAGGGAATCGGTGCGTCTCGCCCCTGCCGATCGTCCGCCGCTCGACGTGGTCCGCGACGCGCTCACCGACGAGCTCGGCGGCTTCGAGCAGCGCAAGGAGTTCTGGGCCCTCCAGGCCAAGGTCTTCCAGCGCTCCCCCCACCTCATCCAGCGCGGCCTCCAGGCCCAGGTGGCGGACCAACGGGCCCTGGCCGCCGCCATCGCCGACTGGCTCGGCACCGGGGCCGGGACCACCGACGCGGCCCGGGATCCGGGGGGTACTCCGGCCGGGCCCCGTACGGCAGGCGACAGCCTCTTCCCCCAACTGCTCGCCGCGATCGCGCAGACCGCGGTACGGGTCGCCATCGAGCACTGGTGCGACCACCCCGGAGAAGTGGAACTCGCGGACACCTTCCAGGAGGTGTTCGTCCAGCTCGCCCGCGGACTGCCGCGGCCCCCCGGGTAG
- a CDS encoding discoidin domain-containing protein, whose translation MGVTRRTFMQAVIAVTAVGAAGGTQTALAGAAVAAGSPPGDVVGKVTVGYQGWFACTGDGAPINGWWHWTQDWSRPPSPSNTGTKCWPDMREYAHSYPTAYGNLGNGQPAALFSSYDQQTVDTHFLWMRQYGIDTAALQRFNPTGGEGPTRDAMAVKVRSAAESHDVKFYVMYDVTGWTGMRSEIKADWTDKMKAHTASPQYATQNGQPVVCIWGFGFNDDNHPFSTDACLDVINWFKEQGCYVIGGVPREWRTGGAGTRTGYTDVYHAFHMISPWMVGAIGNAGDSDNAYATYTVGDEADCSAHGIDYQPCVLPGDVSGRQRAHGDFMWRQFYNMCRAGVQGIYISMFDEYNEGNQIAKTAETQAWVPTGSGLLALDEDGTACSSDYYLRLTGDGGRMLKGEIGLTPVRPTPPTTAGGSDTTAPTAPARLRVTGRTGSSVTLAWDAATDNVGVTGYRVLRMDGQSGTQVGTVTGTSFTVTGLAPSTDYVFHVVALDAAGGVSLPSNQVTATTGTAGGTTDLALRRPTAESGHTQGYGSGNAVDDDPNSYWESANNSFPQWIQVDLGAATTVRRIVLTLPPSSAWGARTQTVSVQGGIDSGASGQLLAAADHRFDPASGNTATLTLPTSSPVRYVRLTVTANTGWPAAQISGLKVYAA comes from the coding sequence ATGGGCGTCACACGCCGGACATTCATGCAAGCGGTGATCGCGGTCACGGCCGTGGGCGCGGCAGGGGGCACGCAGACCGCCCTGGCCGGGGCCGCGGTGGCCGCCGGCAGTCCGCCCGGCGATGTGGTGGGGAAGGTCACCGTCGGCTATCAGGGCTGGTTCGCGTGTACCGGCGACGGCGCCCCGATCAACGGCTGGTGGCACTGGACCCAGGACTGGAGCCGGCCGCCGTCCCCGTCGAACACCGGCACCAAGTGCTGGCCCGACATGCGGGAGTACGCGCACAGCTACCCCACGGCCTACGGCAACCTCGGCAACGGGCAGCCCGCGGCGCTGTTCTCCTCCTACGACCAGCAGACCGTGGACACCCACTTCCTGTGGATGCGGCAGTACGGCATCGACACGGCGGCTCTGCAACGCTTCAACCCGACCGGCGGCGAGGGCCCGACCCGCGACGCGATGGCCGTCAAGGTGCGGTCCGCCGCCGAGTCGCACGACGTGAAGTTCTACGTGATGTACGACGTCACCGGCTGGACCGGCATGCGGTCGGAGATCAAGGCCGACTGGACCGACAAGATGAAGGCCCACACGGCGTCACCCCAGTACGCCACCCAGAACGGGCAACCGGTGGTGTGCATCTGGGGCTTCGGCTTCAACGACGACAACCACCCGTTCTCCACCGATGCCTGCCTGGACGTCATCAACTGGTTCAAGGAACAGGGCTGTTACGTCATCGGCGGGGTGCCGCGCGAGTGGCGTACGGGTGGCGCGGGAACGCGCACCGGGTACACGGACGTCTACCACGCCTTCCACATGATCTCCCCGTGGATGGTCGGCGCGATCGGCAACGCCGGCGACTCCGACAACGCCTACGCCACCTACACGGTCGGCGACGAGGCGGACTGCTCGGCGCACGGCATCGACTACCAGCCGTGCGTGCTGCCCGGCGACGTGTCCGGCCGCCAGCGCGCGCACGGCGACTTCATGTGGCGGCAGTTCTACAACATGTGCCGGGCCGGGGTGCAGGGCATCTACATCTCGATGTTCGACGAGTACAACGAGGGCAATCAGATCGCCAAGACCGCCGAGACCCAGGCCTGGGTTCCGACCGGGTCCGGACTCCTGGCACTGGACGAGGACGGCACCGCCTGCTCGTCCGACTACTACCTGAGACTGACCGGCGACGGCGGCCGGATGCTGAAGGGCGAGATCGGCCTCACCCCGGTCCGCCCCACCCCGCCGACGACCGCGGGCGGATCCGACACCACCGCCCCCACCGCCCCGGCGAGGCTGCGGGTCACCGGCCGCACCGGCAGTTCGGTGACGCTGGCCTGGGATGCGGCGACCGACAACGTCGGTGTCACCGGCTACCGCGTGCTGCGGATGGACGGCCAGTCGGGCACCCAGGTGGGCACCGTCACCGGCACGTCGTTCACCGTCACCGGTCTCGCCCCGTCCACGGACTACGTCTTCCACGTGGTCGCGCTCGACGCGGCCGGCGGCGTCTCGCTCCCGTCGAACCAGGTCACCGCCACGACCGGAACGGCCGGCGGCACCACGGACCTGGCCCTGCGCCGGCCGACCGCGGAGAGCGGTCACACCCAGGGCTACGGCTCCGGCAACGCGGTGGACGATGACCCGAACAGCTACTGGGAGTCCGCGAACAACTCCTTCCCGCAGTGGATCCAGGTCGATCTCGGCGCCGCGACCACCGTCCGGCGGATCGTGCTCACCCTGCCCCCGTCCAGCGCCTGGGGCGCCCGTACCCAGACGGTCTCGGTCCAGGGCGGCATCGACAGCGGCGCCTCCGGTCAGCTGCTCGCCGCGGCGGACCACCGGTTCGACCCGGCGAGCGGCAACACCGCCACCCTCACCCTGCCGACGAGCTCACCCGTCCGGTACGTACGGCTGACCGTCACGGCCAACACCGGCTGGCCGGCCGCCCAGATCTCCGGCCTCAAGGTCTACGCGGCCTGA
- a CDS encoding ATP-binding protein yields MIVWLNGTHGAGKTTTSALVQRLIPDSRVFDAEQVGGMLMDITPGLPWTGNFQDWPPWRPLVVETARHVLAYTGGTLVIPMTVLVEPYWREISAGLAQHSIPVKHFVLHADQDTLRGRIDGDAHLGPSTFRLTYLEPYAEAARTWLHREAEVIDTTRLTPAQAAQQIAEAVNGRGLPGGPSANSSE; encoded by the coding sequence ATGATCGTATGGCTCAACGGCACCCACGGCGCGGGCAAGACGACGACCAGCGCACTCGTGCAGCGGCTGATCCCGGACTCCCGGGTGTTCGACGCCGAGCAGGTCGGCGGGATGCTGATGGACATCACACCGGGGCTGCCCTGGACGGGCAACTTCCAGGACTGGCCGCCGTGGCGGCCGCTCGTGGTCGAGACCGCCCGCCATGTACTCGCGTACACCGGCGGCACCCTGGTGATCCCCATGACCGTCCTGGTCGAGCCGTACTGGCGCGAGATCAGCGCGGGCCTCGCCCAGCATTCCATTCCGGTGAAACACTTCGTCCTCCACGCCGATCAGGACACCCTCCGCGGGCGCATCGACGGCGACGCCCATCTCGGCCCCTCCACCTTCCGCCTCACATACCTCGAGCCCTACGCGGAGGCGGCCCGCACATGGCTCCACCGCGAGGCGGAGGTCATCGACACCACCCGGCTCACGCCCGCTCAGGCCGCCCAGCAGATCGCGGAGGCCGTCAACGGCCGAGGGCTGCCGGGCGGTCCGTCAGCCAACAGCAGCGAATAA